The Vibrio coralliirubri DNA window GCCTGCGTTATCAGTCGCCGCTTTCATAGCGACCATTCGGGCTGCTTGCTCACAGGCAATGCTCTCAACAATGCCTTGATACACTTGCGATTCGATGTATCGATGTAACAGTTCTGAGAGTATGTCTTTGGGTGCTTGCTCATAGATGTAGTCCCAACGACGTGCTTTTTTAGGCTCACCACCTTCCTCAGAATCCGAAGGGTGGGGGAGCAACTGCAAGGTCGTTGGCGCTTGAACCATGGTGTTGACGAACTGGTTGTAAACGAGATACAAGCTATCGATCTTGCCTTCGTCGTAATGACCGAGCATCGCGTTCACTGTACCTAAGATGTCTTCTAACTTAGGGGTATCGCCAAGACCTGACGTTTGTGCAATAACGTTGCCGCCGCGTTGGAAGAACGAGATAGCCTTAGATCCCACTAAGGTTGTTTCTACCTCGACTCCCTTGGTGCGCCATTGCTCCATTTCTTCTAACACTTTCTTGAACAAGTTTGAGTTCAAGCCACCACACAAGCCGCGATCGGACGAGATAATGATGTAAGCGACACGCTTAGGTTCACGCTGTTGCAGGTAAGGGTGCTGGTACTCCAGTGAACCCGATGCAACATGAGAGATAACTTTTTGCATGTTCTCTGCGTAGGGCCGAGTTAGCGTCATGTTGTCTTGAACCTTGCGCATCTTACTTGCTGCAACCATTTCCATTGCGCTAGTGATTTTTTGAGTGTTACTAACACTGGCTATCTTGGTGCGAATTTCTTTAGTACTTGCCATAATCTGCTCCTATTTGTTTTGATTTCCAGCTAACAAACCGGAGCACTTACCAAGCTTTCATCCCAACAAAACCTTCTAGGATCTCTTTAAGAGCGCCATCGATTTCGTCGTTGTAATCGCCTGTCGCGTTGATTTTTTCGAACAGCGCAGGGTTCTGACCTTTGGCGTAAGCAATCAGCTCTTCTTCAAAACGGGCAATGTTGCTTAGCTCAACACCGACCAAGTAGCCTTTCTCTGCCGCGTAGATAACCGTTGCTTGCTCAGCGACTGACATAGGAGAGTATTGTTTTTGCTTCATTAGTTCGGTAACACGCTCACCATGGTCTAGCTGTTTGCGCGTCATCTCATCTAAGTCAGAAGAGAATTGAGCAAAGGCCGCCAGCTCGCGATATTGAGCTAATGAAGTACGGATACCACCAGACAGTTTCTTGATGATCTTGCACTGCGCCGCACCACCCACACGAGATACCGAGATACCTGGGTCGACTGCAGGACGTAAGCCTGAGTTAAACAGTTGGGTTTGAAGGAAAACCTGACCATCGGTGATTGAGATTACGTTGGTTGGTACAAACGCTGATACGTCACCCGCTTGAGTTTCAATGATAGGAAGCGCTGTTAATGAGCCAGTTTGACCTTTCACTTCACCGTTAGTGAACTTCTCTACATACTCTGCATTCACTCGTGCTGCACGTTCTAGTAGGCGTGAGTGAAGGTAGAATACGTCGCCAGGGAAGGCTTCACGACCCGGTGGGCGTTTCAGTAGCAACGAGATTTGACGGTAAGCAACGGCTTGTTTTGATAGGTCATCATAGATGATCAGCGCATCTTCACCGCGGTCACGGAAGTATTCACCCATGGTGCAACCCGCATAAGGGGCTAGGTATTGAAGCGCTGCAGACTCTGATGCTGACGCCACAACGACGATGGTGTTCTTAAGCGCATCGTGGTCTTCGAGTTTACGAACCACGTTAGCGATAGTGGAGGCTTTTTGGCCAATCGCTACATACACACATTTGATGCCAGAATCTTTCTGATTGATTATCGCATCGATAGCTAACGCTGTTTTACCCGTCTGACGGTCACCGATGATAAGTTCACGTTGACCACGACCGATTGGCACCATGGTATCAACCGCTTTGTAGCCAGTTTGAATAGGTTGGTCAACAGACTTACGTTCGATTACACCGGGTGCAATCACTTCTACAGGGTCGAGTCGGTCACAACTCACTGGGCCTTTGCCATCGATTGGCTCGCCTAATGTGTTCACGACACGGCCAAGAAGTCCGTTACCTACAGGTACTTCTAAGATACGACCTGTACCTTTCACTTTCATACCTTCAGAGAGGTCAGTGTAGGGGCCCATAACCACCGCACCTACTGAGTGGGTATCGAGGTTAAGTGCGAGTGCGTACTTGCCACCTGGTAGCTCAATCATCTCGCCTTGCATAACATCAGCAAGGCCATTGATTGTGATGATTCCATCACGAACCGATACGATAGTGCCTTCGTTGCGAGCCTCGGTGCTCACATTAAATTTCGAGATGCGTTCTTTGATTAGATCGCTGATTTCATTTGAATTTAATTGCATAATTGTTACCTATCTCGCGTGAAGTTGATGAGCCAATCGGTCAATTGATGTGTTTAAAGAACCATCGATAACGGTTTCACCCGCCTTGATGACTATTCCACCCACTAACGTGTCATCAATAACCTGCTTCATTTCAACCTGACGCTCTAATTTCTTCTCAAGTGCAGCTGTTAGTGACGTAACTTGATCTTGTGTCAGCATTTCTGAACTGGTGACAGTGACAGGCACTACACGTTCATGTTCGTCCTTTAGCTCGCAGAACAATTCAAACAGGTCTCTTACAACAGAAAGGCGGCCGTTCTCGGCCAAGACTCGAATAAGATTAATGACGTGGTCATCAACGAGTCCTTGGCAAATATGAATGATGAGGTTTGCCAGCTCTTCTGTTTGGTGTGTAGAAGCACCTTCTGCTGAAGAAATCTGACTAGCGATCGTTTCATCTTCCGCGACAGCCACAAGAATGGACAGCATTGAGTGCCACTCTTGTAACTGGTTTTTACCTAAAGCAAATTCAAACGATGCTTTGGCGTAGGGATGAGCAATATTGGTGTAATCTGACATATTGCTTCTCCTTAGAGTTCGCTAATCATTTGGTCAACTAGCGCTCGGTTCGTTGCGGAATCTAGGTTTTTGCTAATCAGTTTCTGTGCACTTTGAATTACTGCGTCTGCCATATCTGCCTGAAGTTCACGGCGTATCTTTTGGCGTTCGCCTTCTAGCTCAGCTCTACCTTGTTCTAAGATGCGTGCCTTTTCTTGCTCGGCTTCTTGTTGCGCTAAGCTGATGATTTCATTGCGGCGTTTTCGGCCTTGTTCAACCAGTTCAGTCACATCTTTTCTTGCATCTTCGATGAGTTGCGCGCCATTTGATTTTGCTAGTTCTAGCTCTTTCGCAGCGTTCTCTGAGTGGCGTAAACCATCAGCGATTTCTTTTTGGCGCTCGTCTAACATCGCGGTGAGAGGGGGCCATACATATTTCATGCAGAGCCAAACAAAAATCACGAATGAGATTGCTTGTCCAAACATGCTTGCATTTAAGTTCATACCTTCCTCACTAAATCTTGATTATGTATAAATCGATCTTTCAAAGCGGTTTGATTAAGCCACGGCGAAGATGATGTATAGACCGATACCAACACCGATCATCGGTACTGCATCCACAAGACCCATCATGATGAAGAATTGAGTACGGAGCATTGGAGTAAGGTCCGGTTGACGCGCAACACCTTCAAGGTATTTACCTGCTAAGTTACCAATACCAGATGCTGCACCTGCTGCACCTAAACCGATCAGTAATGCACCTGCTACATATAAAACTGCGCTTACGATATCCATTTGTATCTCCGAAAATAATTTGTTAGTTAATTTTTTAGTTATTAATTAGTGGTGTTCTTCTGTTGCCATTCCTAAATAAACAACGGTCAGCACCATAAATATAAATGCTTGTAAGAATACGATTAATATGTGGAATAAGGCCCAAGGTACACTTAGTGCCCACTGCATCCACCAAGGCATTAGTGCAATAAGGATGAATATCATCTCGCCTGCATACATATTTCCGAATAATCGTAAGCCTAGTGATATTGGCTTTGAAATTAATGTTATTAATTCAAGAACTAAGTTAACAGGATATAAAAGAGGGTTATCAAATGGCTGAGTAGTTAGCTCTTTGATAAAGCCTTTCAAACCTTTATTTTTAAATGTATAGGTTAACAGTAGAATAAACACACCGAGTGCCATCGACATTGGTATATTTACGTCTGCCGTTGGTAGGTCTCTAAAGTGCTCTAGACCTACAGCTCGAGTTAACCCCGGAACTAAATCAATGGGTAATAGGTCGACTGCATTCATTAACAACACCCAAACAAAAGTGGTTAATGCCAGTGGTCCTATTAATTTATCTTCCGCTTGAAAAATCTCTTTGACGAGATTATTAACAAAGTCAAAGACAAGCTCGATAAAACATTGAAAACGACCTGGAACGCCGCTAGTGCCACGAGTGGCTACATACCGAAATGCACCGATGAAAAGTAAACCTGTAATCCAAGATACCAACATCGAGTCAATGTTAAACGCCCAGAAACCATCACCTGTAGTTAAGAAGGTTAAGTGATGCTCTATGTATTCGTGAGCGGTAGTTACTTGATCCATACTACGCGTACTCCGATCTATTAGAGGCGGTAATAAATGGTGTTAAGAAGTATCCAACCATAGTAAAGATGTACGCATATAATATTACTGGGTTATCCAATTTGAAGAACTGGAACGCCAAGATAAACATCAAAAACGTATATGTTATTTTTACGACACGACTCATTTGCATTAAGTCACGTAAACTATAATTAGGATTCTTACGCACCTTTAGGCTTGCATATATGAATCCAAACAGCGGTGGCAACATTGCAATTACGATGCCCAAAGCTGATGATTCCATATCTACTTTATTACCAAAAAACACTTCATATAAAACTACACCGATGGCTAATACTATTTGGCAGAGAACAACTCTTTTAGCGGCAACAAGGATGTCGCTACTAATCCCATTAAGCCTCATAATAAAACCTTATGCTAAACAGTGTAAGTTAATATAAAACACAGTTTAAATTTAACTTGTTACTACATTTCACTTGTTAATAACACTTGATTTGCTTTAAAGAAAAACCCTTGCTGGTTTTATATCTCCTGACGAAATGAAACGAATTAAGCTAATTCGCTATCGTTTCGACAAAATATAAATTACGCCTAAAATTATGTGATCAAAACGACAAATATTGATATCAATAATTCCATTTTTGAAATGAATGTTTTTCATTTATGAAAGTAATAGTTCTATCACTTTATTCATGAATATTTAAGATGCTTTATCCTTGTGAAAAAGAGGGTCTTTTTAGACGGGTTCAGCGAGCTAAATAATCAACTTATTATCTTATCAATTAAGACTATTCAAACACTTAGGTTCATTTTCAAGCTGAATTGCGAAGTGTGATTTTGGTAGGGGGTCAGCTTGTTTGAGGCAATGATGGAAGATCTCATTTTTCTGGTAAATTAAACGTACGTCGCTCCTTATCAATAAGCGAATATTTTTTATATTGTTGTCAGCTTGTCACTATTTGCGTGCGCGAGAGTGAAAATTCAGCGCCTAAATGTTGATGATATAGGAGTGAAATGGGGGACTGGGTGTATGAGAAGCATGGTGCGGCGAAGAAACACCGAGTTTTGAGGAAGTAAATGGCAGCAAAACGCTGCCTAATTTACTTAATCTAGGCTCAGTTATTACTCTTCATAACTGAGGTATTGAATACATAAGTCATGAAAAGCCTGTGCTTGTGGCGAGATTGTACGATCAGACAATCTGAAAATGCCGATTTGTCGTTGCAAGGGCGGGTCAATTAACGGAATCCACACCAAGCGGGTTTCATTGGTTGGGAAAGCCAGCTTAGGTAGCGTGGTCACGCCTATCCCGAGCTCTAACACCGAAAACAGCGAGGTAATGTTCTCGACAGAGTACAGGGCTTGTTCGCTGAGCATTCGCGCGGGTGTTGGGTCTAGTAGGGTGCAAGTCCCGTTACGAATGAAAGGCTGTTTTAACAAGGTTTGCCACTCGATTCCTTCCCGTTGAGAGGCGATAGGGTTGTCTTTGAGGCACACCACACCGATAGGATCAGAAAGCAAAGGCGTGAAGTCGATGCTCTCTTCTTCTAAATGGGAGCTATTACCGAGGGCAACATCCACCTCGCCAGAGAGTAATCTTGCTTCTACCCCTGCCGCATTATCATCAATCAAACTCACTTCTACATTCGGGTACTGCTCACAAAAAGCCCCTAAAACACTAGGGATGAGTTTTGCGGCCACCGAAGGCACGCTCGCTATTCGAACTCTTCCTTGTTGTCCTGCTGCCGCTGCGCGTAGGTCATTGTCTAATGCTTTGTAAACATTCAGAAATTGAATGATCTTGGGTAAGCATATTTCTCCAAAAGGCGTCAGTGTCGATTTGTTGCCTGTTTCAAACAGAGGTTGGCCGAGTATTTTTTCCAGCTCTTTTATCGAAGTTGAAAGTGCCGCTTGCGATCGATTTGCACGGTGAGATGCCGCTCGAAATCCACCTTCTTCGACCACCAAAACAAAATGTTTTAACTGTTGTAGCTTGATACTCATGGCGCGAATCCTTCTCTAGCCTTTGCTATACCTTACTTTTTGCAAGGTGATAGATTTTATTTATCAAATGCACAAAATTTACCGTTAGATTTATCAGTCGTCAAGGTGCAGTATTTAACCATCTTGAAACATAGTTGTTACAAAGTTGGATGGAATCGTGAACGCACAAACTAAAAAACACCCAGTAAAAACCGAGCTTTTCGCTTCAAAAGCACCCCTAGAGTGGGCAATCGTTAATAACGGCACTCTATACACCGCGCAGATTCCAATTGATGAAACTGGCGCAGTAGTAGAAGGCGGTATTGAAGCGCAAACGCGTCAGACTTTTAACAACCTTGTTCATACGTTGGAGTGTGCAGGCGAATCTATGGATTCAGTGCTGCAAGTTCTGATTTACGTGACAGACCGTGAATACCTAAAAACGGTAAACAGCGTATACGGAGAATACTTCAATGCACCTTATCCAAACCGTGCTGCGGTCGTCGTTGCAGGGTTAGCAAGAGAAGAGATGCTAGTCGAGTTCGTAGTTTATGCATCGGCGTCTCAACCTGAATAATTTGACTGTGAACTAAGGCTATTTGCGGATCAAAACTCTTTTGAATTAAAGCGGTTTATTGATACAAGCGATCGGGTTCACTTTAGATACAAAATGTACGACTTATTTTAGCAATTAATTACCTGAATATTAACAGTTTATTAATTAACCAGATGGTTGCCAGACTCAACCGCAACCTAACCGTTACAAGGACAGAATGATGACTCAATTACAGAATGTTCAAGCAGAAAACGCACTTTACATTGGCGGCGAATGGCAAGCGGGTGTAAGCACCGTAGCGAACATTAACCCATCAGATATTTCTGAAAACATCGGTAACTTTGCACAAGCAAGTGCTGAACAAGTTAAACAAGCGATTTCAGCGGCAAAGCACGCTCAACCAGAGTGGGAAAAAACGCCGATTGAACGTAAGCAAGCAGTACTTCAAGCAATTGGTGATGAGCTGATTGCACGTTGTGATGAACTAGGTACGTTACTTTCTCGTGAAGAAGGTAAGCCTTTTGCTGAAGGTCGTGGTGAGATTTACCGTGCAGGTCAGTTCTTCCAATACTTTGCGGCTGAAGTGCTTCGTCAGATTGGTGATAACGCAGAATCAGTTCGCCCAGGCGTTTCTGTTGAAGTGACTCGTGAAGCTGTTGGCGTTATTGGCATCATCTCTCCTTGGAACTTCCCGACAGCAACAGCGGCTTGGAAAATCGCTCCAGCACTGGCTTTCGGTAACAGCGTTATCTGGAAACCAGCAAACCTAACACCAGCAAGTGCGGTTGCGCTTACTGAAATTATCCACCGTCAAGGTATCCCAGCAGGCACGTTCAACCTTGTTCTGGGTAGCGGTTCAACAGTCGGTGATGCACTGATCAACTCTAAAGAAGTGAATGGTGTGAGCTTTACTGGTTCCGTTGATACGGGTCGTAAGGTTGCCGCTGCTACAGCGCCAAACTTCGTTCGTTGCCAACTAGAGATGGGCAGCAAGAACGCACTTGTGGTTGCTGACGATGCTGATATCCAAACAGCCGTTGATGCAACGATTGCAGGTTCATTCTCTGGCGCAGGCCAAAAATGTACAGCATCTTCTCGTCTAGTGGTTATGGATGGCATTCACGACCAATACGTTGAAGCACTAATCAAACGTATGAGCGAGCTAAAAGTCGGTCACGCACTAGAAGACGGCGTGTTCATGGGCCCGGTAGTTGACGGCAACCAACTTGAAGCGAACCTAGGTTGGGTTGAGAAAGCACGTCAAAGCGGCGGTGAGCTGGCATTCGGTGGCGAACGCTTGAGCATGAAACACGAAGGTTTCTACATGTCTCCAACTCTGTTCTTGAATACGAAGAACGATTGGGAAGTGAACCAAGAAGAAGTGTTTGCACCAATGGCAAGCGTGATTCGTGTGGCTGATTTAGAGGAAGCTATCGCGACGACCAACGATACTCGCTTTGGTCTAACGGGCGGTATCATTACTCAAAGCCTACGTACTAGCGCAATGTTCAAGCAACAAGCGCAAACAGGTTGTGTGATGGTGAACCTACCAACAGCAGGCACTGATTACCACGTACCGTTTGGTGGTCGTAAAGAGTCTAGCTTCGGTCCTCGTGAGCAAGGTCAATACGCGAAAGAGTTCTACACAGTCGTGAAGACGGCTTACCAGCGTCCTTACTAGATAGATCTCTATTAATTGACGTTCTATTAATGAAAAGTGGCCTGATTCACAGAGTCAGGCCAACACCCAAACCCAACACAGCAAATGAAATTAGAGACGTGATTTAACCCATTTTTGAAAACATGTTATTTGAGCGTGTTTTCAAAACCGAGCTAGAACACTGAGCTTTCAATAGGAGTGGTTATGTACCAGCAACGGATTGTTATAGATGGATTGCAATACTGCAATTGGAACAGAGAATACTTCCAAACACTAAAGGCGAGCGGCATTACAGCAGTTCACGCTACCGCGGTTTACCACGAGACAGCTCGTGAAACCTTATCTCGCTTTGCAGAGTGGAACTTAAGATTCGAGCAGAATGCAGACATTATCATGCCGATTCATTCAATGGCTGATGTTGAAACTGCAAAAGCGACCGGCAAAGTCGGCATTTTCCTTGGTGCTCAAAACTGTTCTCCAATCGATGATGAGATTGGTCTTATCGAAGTGATGCGCAAGCAAGGTCTTTTGATCATGCAGCTTACTTACAACAACCAGAGCTTATTGGCGACAGGTTGTTACGAGAAGAACGATACCGGTATCACGCGCTTTGGTAAGCAAGCTATCGAAGAGATGAACCGAGTGGGGATGATCATCGATATGTCTCACAGTGCGGAGCGTTCAACGCTTGAGGCGATTGATCTGTCTTCTCGTCCTATTTGTATCAGCCACGCGAACCCAACGTTTGCTCATGATGCACTACGAAACAAATCAAACGATGTGATTAAAGCCCTAACCGCACGCGGTGGCTTAATCGGATTCAGCTTATACCCATTCCACCTACCAAACGGCAGCCAATGTACCTTGGAGGATTTCTG harbors:
- the atpG gene encoding F0F1 ATP synthase subunit gamma encodes the protein MASTKEIRTKIASVSNTQKITSAMEMVAASKMRKVQDNMTLTRPYAENMQKVISHVASGSLEYQHPYLQQREPKRVAYIIISSDRGLCGGLNSNLFKKVLEEMEQWRTKGVEVETTLVGSKAISFFQRGGNVIAQTSGLGDTPKLEDILGTVNAMLGHYDEGKIDSLYLVYNQFVNTMVQAPTTLQLLPHPSDSEEGGEPKKARRWDYIYEQAPKDILSELLHRYIESQVYQGIVESIACEQAARMVAMKAATDNAGQLIDDLQLVYNKARQAAITQELSEIVSGAQAV
- the atpA gene encoding F0F1 ATP synthase subunit alpha, giving the protein MQLNSNEISDLIKERISKFNVSTEARNEGTIVSVRDGIITINGLADVMQGEMIELPGGKYALALNLDTHSVGAVVMGPYTDLSEGMKVKGTGRILEVPVGNGLLGRVVNTLGEPIDGKGPVSCDRLDPVEVIAPGVIERKSVDQPIQTGYKAVDTMVPIGRGQRELIIGDRQTGKTALAIDAIINQKDSGIKCVYVAIGQKASTIANVVRKLEDHDALKNTIVVVASASESAALQYLAPYAGCTMGEYFRDRGEDALIIYDDLSKQAVAYRQISLLLKRPPGREAFPGDVFYLHSRLLERAARVNAEYVEKFTNGEVKGQTGSLTALPIIETQAGDVSAFVPTNVISITDGQVFLQTQLFNSGLRPAVDPGISVSRVGGAAQCKIIKKLSGGIRTSLAQYRELAAFAQFSSDLDEMTRKQLDHGERVTELMKQKQYSPMSVAEQATVIYAAEKGYLVGVELSNIARFEEELIAYAKGQNPALFEKINATGDYNDEIDGALKEILEGFVGMKAW
- a CDS encoding F0F1 ATP synthase subunit delta, whose amino-acid sequence is MSDYTNIAHPYAKASFEFALGKNQLQEWHSMLSILVAVAEDETIASQISSAEGASTHQTEELANLIIHICQGLVDDHVINLIRVLAENGRLSVVRDLFELFCELKDEHERVVPVTVTSSEMLTQDQVTSLTAALEKKLERQVEMKQVIDDTLVGGIVIKAGETVIDGSLNTSIDRLAHQLHAR
- a CDS encoding F0F1 ATP synthase subunit B, with product MNLNASMFGQAISFVIFVWLCMKYVWPPLTAMLDERQKEIADGLRHSENAAKELELAKSNGAQLIEDARKDVTELVEQGRKRRNEIISLAQQEAEQEKARILEQGRAELEGERQKIRRELQADMADAVIQSAQKLISKNLDSATNRALVDQMISEL
- the atpE gene encoding F0F1 ATP synthase subunit C — translated: MDIVSAVLYVAGALLIGLGAAGAASGIGNLAGKYLEGVARQPDLTPMLRTQFFIMMGLVDAVPMIGVGIGLYIIFAVA
- the atpB gene encoding F0F1 ATP synthase subunit A; amino-acid sequence: MDQVTTAHEYIEHHLTFLTTGDGFWAFNIDSMLVSWITGLLFIGAFRYVATRGTSGVPGRFQCFIELVFDFVNNLVKEIFQAEDKLIGPLALTTFVWVLLMNAVDLLPIDLVPGLTRAVGLEHFRDLPTADVNIPMSMALGVFILLLTYTFKNKGLKGFIKELTTQPFDNPLLYPVNLVLELITLISKPISLGLRLFGNMYAGEMIFILIALMPWWMQWALSVPWALFHILIVFLQAFIFMVLTVVYLGMATEEHH
- a CDS encoding ATP synthase subunit I; translation: MRLNGISSDILVAAKRVVLCQIVLAIGVVLYEVFFGNKVDMESSALGIVIAMLPPLFGFIYASLKVRKNPNYSLRDLMQMSRVVKITYTFLMFILAFQFFKLDNPVILYAYIFTMVGYFLTPFITASNRSEYA
- a CDS encoding LysR family transcriptional regulator; translation: MSIKLQQLKHFVLVVEEGGFRAASHRANRSQAALSTSIKELEKILGQPLFETGNKSTLTPFGEICLPKIIQFLNVYKALDNDLRAAAAGQQGRVRIASVPSVAAKLIPSVLGAFCEQYPNVEVSLIDDNAAGVEARLLSGEVDVALGNSSHLEEESIDFTPLLSDPIGVVCLKDNPIASQREGIEWQTLLKQPFIRNGTCTLLDPTPARMLSEQALYSVENITSLFSVLELGIGVTTLPKLAFPTNETRLVWIPLIDPPLQRQIGIFRLSDRTISPQAQAFHDLCIQYLSYEE
- a CDS encoding RidA family protein; this translates as MNAQTKKHPVKTELFASKAPLEWAIVNNGTLYTAQIPIDETGAVVEGGIEAQTRQTFNNLVHTLECAGESMDSVLQVLIYVTDREYLKTVNSVYGEYFNAPYPNRAAVVVAGLAREEMLVEFVVYASASQPE
- a CDS encoding aldehyde dehydrogenase family protein; the protein is MTQLQNVQAENALYIGGEWQAGVSTVANINPSDISENIGNFAQASAEQVKQAISAAKHAQPEWEKTPIERKQAVLQAIGDELIARCDELGTLLSREEGKPFAEGRGEIYRAGQFFQYFAAEVLRQIGDNAESVRPGVSVEVTREAVGVIGIISPWNFPTATAAWKIAPALAFGNSVIWKPANLTPASAVALTEIIHRQGIPAGTFNLVLGSGSTVGDALINSKEVNGVSFTGSVDTGRKVAAATAPNFVRCQLEMGSKNALVVADDADIQTAVDATIAGSFSGAGQKCTASSRLVVMDGIHDQYVEALIKRMSELKVGHALEDGVFMGPVVDGNQLEANLGWVEKARQSGGELAFGGERLSMKHEGFYMSPTLFLNTKNDWEVNQEEVFAPMASVIRVADLEEAIATTNDTRFGLTGGIITQSLRTSAMFKQQAQTGCVMVNLPTAGTDYHVPFGGRKESSFGPREQGQYAKEFYTVVKTAYQRPY
- a CDS encoding membrane dipeptidase, with translation MYQQRIVIDGLQYCNWNREYFQTLKASGITAVHATAVYHETARETLSRFAEWNLRFEQNADIIMPIHSMADVETAKATGKVGIFLGAQNCSPIDDEIGLIEVMRKQGLLIMQLTYNNQSLLATGCYEKNDTGITRFGKQAIEEMNRVGMIIDMSHSAERSTLEAIDLSSRPICISHANPTFAHDALRNKSNDVIKALTARGGLIGFSLYPFHLPNGSQCTLEDFCQMVATTADMVGVEHLGIGSDLCLNQPQAVLEWMRNGRWSKAMDYGEGSANNSGWPDALPWFCGSSGMENIYNGLMRHGFSESEAGQVLGENWFNFLKDGLEPQSKG